In a single window of the Papaver somniferum cultivar HN1 chromosome 8, ASM357369v1, whole genome shotgun sequence genome:
- the LOC113306112 gene encoding uncharacterized protein LOC113306112, with protein MESDAWGIWILNKIGRFIEGVPTDCRLCDNGPESVSHLFLYCHVAQVVLFACPLNLRLHNINMGSVKELLASWILVRDNNYTFNLGVCMLWAVWRGRNDSVFEHKPINIQSTIAHKIYWFSMFYYYEEGSDVQATVPIQTFTATVKNQRWIPPLENMIKLNVDAAWRTNRSSYAVVGRNQAGKFLCAQADVADYQSPLLAEASGFLLAIRLAADMKFNRIVIEGDSQRVVLALNGVTLNVLWRLLRYIDQIKLMVSKSDQVVFSFVLR; from the coding sequence ATGGAGAGTGATGCATGGGGGATTTGGATTTTAAACAAAATTGGGAGGTTCATTGAAGGTGTGCCCACTGATTGTCGATTATGTGATAATGGTCCGGAGTCTGTCTCACATTTGTTTCTCTATTGCCATGTTGCTCAAGTTGTTTTATTTGCTTGTCCTCTAAACCTGAGGTTACATAACATCAATATGGGTTCTGTGAAAGAGTTGCTGGCCTCATGGATTTTGGTGCGAGATAACAACTATACATTCAACTTAGGAGTATGTATGTTGTGGGCTGTTTGGAGAGGCAGAAATGATTCAGTCTTTGAGCATAAACCTATTAATATCCAGTCTACTATAGCACATAAGATATACTGGTTTAGTATGTTCTATTATTATGAGGAGGGGTCTGATGTTCAAGCCACAGTCCCTATTCAGACCTTTACTGCCACTGTTAAGAATCAGCGATGGATACCCCCTCTTGAAAATATGATAAAACTGAATGTAGATGCAGCATGGCGGACAAATAGATCTTCTTATGCAGTGGTGGGAAGAAATCAGGCTGGGAAGTTCTTATGTGCACAGGCGGATGTAGCTGATTACCAGAGTCCTCTACTCGCAGAAGCTTCAGGGTTCTTGCTAGCTATCAGGCTTGCCGCGGATATGAAGTTCAATAGAATTGTCATTGAAGGGGACTCTCAAAGAGTAGTTCTTGCATTAAATGGAGTAACTCTCAATGTCCTTTGGAGGCTACTTCGGTATATTGATCAGATCAAATTGATGGTTAGTAAATCTGATCAGGTGGTATTTTCGTTCGTTCTGCGATAG